A window of the Eschrichtius robustus isolate mEscRob2 chromosome 5, mEscRob2.pri, whole genome shotgun sequence genome harbors these coding sequences:
- the FTCDNL1 gene encoding formiminotransferase N-terminal subdomain-containing protein isoform X8, translating to MLPFSTKITMSSSRLGLRLAVCLLNISEARRKYIVENVAKAALLETNGQKHPEVSVLNIFSDQEYNRSVITIAASVAELGNSILAACLEAFQSIDMEVQEGIHPCLGAVDLIPIYPLSGIGVEECGAVARTYTVTSSVKTTRIRKF from the exons ACGAAAATTACCATGTCTTCTTCCAGACTGGGGCTCCGTTTGGCTGTCTGTTTATTAAACATTTCAGAAGCCAGAAGAAAATACATTGTTGAGAACGTAGCGAAAGCAGCTCTTCTTGAAACAAATG GGCAGAAACATCCTGAGGTATCAGTGCTCAACATATTTTCTGATCAAGAGTACAACAGATCAGTCATTACCATAGCAGCTTCTGTTGCTGAGTTAG gcaatTCCATTCTGGCTGCCTGCCTGGAGGCCTTCCAGTCAATTGATATGGAGGTTCAAGAGGGGATCCATCCTTGCCTGGGAGCAGTGGACCTGATTCCCATTTACCCTCTCTCTGGTATTGGAGTGGAAGAGTGTGGAGCTGTGGCCAGAA CATATACAGTGACTTCCAGTGTCAAGACCACTAGGAtcagaaaattctaa
- the FTCDNL1 gene encoding formiminotransferase N-terminal subdomain-containing protein isoform X9 encodes MLPFSTKITMSSSRLGLRLAVCLLNISEARRKYIVENVAKAALLETNGQKHPEVSVLNIFSDQEYNRSVITIAASVAELGNSILAACLEAFQSIDMEVQEGIHPCLGAVDLIPIYPLSGIGVEECGAVARI; translated from the exons ACGAAAATTACCATGTCTTCTTCCAGACTGGGGCTCCGTTTGGCTGTCTGTTTATTAAACATTTCAGAAGCCAGAAGAAAATACATTGTTGAGAACGTAGCGAAAGCAGCTCTTCTTGAAACAAATG GGCAGAAACATCCTGAGGTATCAGTGCTCAACATATTTTCTGATCAAGAGTACAACAGATCAGTCATTACCATAGCAGCTTCTGTTGCTGAGTTAG gcaatTCCATTCTGGCTGCCTGCCTGGAGGCCTTCCAGTCAATTGATATGGAGGTTCAAGAGGGGATCCATCCTTGCCTGGGAGCAGTGGACCTGATTCCCATTTACCCTCTCTCTGGTATTGGAGTGGAAGAGTGTGGAGCTGTGGCCAGAA